The following are from one region of the Haloactinomyces albus genome:
- the rplD gene encoding 50S ribosomal protein L4, with the protein MAATLDVRTPDGSTDGHVELPAELFDAKANIPLMHQVVVAQLAAARQGTHATKTRGAVAGGSKKPYRQKGTGNARQGSTRAPQFVGGGTVHGPAPRDYSQRTPKKMKAAALRGALSDRARAEQLHVVTEVVTGEQPSTKAAKATLRALTDAKRVLVVLNRTEERAWLSLRNLPNVHIIDPGQLNTYDVLVNDDIVFSKEAFERFIAGPSKGRSAKAVATSGEAEEADQ; encoded by the coding sequence ATGGCAGCCACGCTCGATGTCCGTACCCCGGACGGCAGTACGGACGGCCATGTCGAACTGCCTGCCGAGCTTTTCGACGCGAAGGCGAACATTCCGCTGATGCACCAGGTCGTGGTGGCCCAGTTGGCCGCCGCGCGTCAGGGCACGCACGCAACCAAGACTCGCGGTGCTGTCGCAGGCGGAAGCAAGAAGCCGTACCGGCAGAAGGGCACCGGTAACGCCCGGCAGGGCTCGACCCGCGCCCCGCAGTTCGTCGGCGGTGGCACGGTGCACGGTCCGGCTCCGCGGGACTACTCGCAGCGGACCCCGAAGAAGATGAAGGCGGCGGCGCTGCGCGGAGCCCTGTCGGACCGTGCCCGGGCCGAGCAGCTCCACGTGGTGACCGAGGTGGTGACCGGCGAGCAGCCGTCCACCAAGGCGGCCAAGGCCACACTGCGTGCGCTGACCGATGCCAAGCGCGTCCTGGTGGTGCTCAACCGCACCGAGGAGCGTGCCTGGCTGAGCCTGCGCAACCTGCCGAACGTGCACATCATCGACCCCGGCCAGTTGAACACCTACGACGTGCTCGTCAACGACGACATCGTGTTCAGCAAGGAGGCGTTCGAGCGCTTCATCGCCGGCCCGTCGAAGGGTCGTTCGGCCAAGGCCGTCGCGACCTCCGGTGAGGCTGAGGAGGCAGACCAGTGA
- the rplB gene encoding 50S ribosomal protein L2, translated as MGIRKHKPTTAGRRGSSGSDFSEVTRSHPEKSLVRPLHGHGGRNAHGRITTRHQGGGHKRAYRVIDFRRNDKDGVPAKVAHIEYDPNRSARIALLHYLDGEKRYIIAPDKVRQGDRVESGVRADIKPGNNLPMRNIPTGTVVHAIELRPGGGAKIARSAGARVQLVAKDGPNAQLRMPSGEIRNVDVRCRATVGEVGNSEHSNISWGKAGRMRWKGKRPTVRGVVMNPIDHPHGGGEGRTSGGRHPVNPKGKPEGRSRRSKPSDKLIVRRRRTGKKKR; from the coding sequence ATGGGCATTCGCAAGCACAAGCCGACGACGGCGGGCCGTCGCGGTTCCAGCGGGTCGGACTTCTCCGAGGTCACCCGCTCACATCCGGAGAAGTCGCTGGTTCGGCCGCTGCACGGCCACGGCGGCCGGAACGCGCACGGCAGGATCACCACGCGGCACCAGGGTGGCGGCCACAAGCGGGCCTACCGCGTGATCGACTTCCGCCGTAACGACAAGGACGGTGTGCCCGCCAAGGTCGCGCACATCGAGTACGACCCGAACCGCAGTGCACGGATCGCACTGCTGCACTACCTCGACGGGGAGAAGCGCTACATCATCGCACCGGACAAGGTCCGGCAGGGTGATCGCGTGGAGAGCGGCGTCCGTGCCGACATCAAGCCGGGCAACAACCTCCCGATGCGCAACATCCCCACCGGCACGGTGGTGCACGCGATCGAGTTGCGTCCGGGCGGCGGCGCGAAGATCGCGCGCTCGGCCGGTGCCCGGGTCCAGCTGGTGGCCAAGGACGGTCCGAACGCCCAGTTGCGGATGCCTTCGGGTGAGATCCGCAATGTGGACGTGCGCTGCCGGGCCACGGTTGGTGAGGTCGGAAACTCCGAGCACTCCAACATCAGCTGGGGCAAGGCGGGCCGGATGCGCTGGAAGGGCAAGCGCCCGACCGTGCGCGGTGTCGTGATGAACCCGATCGACCACCCCCACGGTGGTGGTGAGGGCAGGACCTCCGGTGGGCGTCATCCGGTCAACCCGAAGGGTAAGCCCGAGGGCCGGAGCCGCCGTAGCAAGCCCAGTGACAAGCTCATCGTTCGTCGCCGGCGCACCGGTAAGAAGAAGCGCTGA
- the rplW gene encoding 50S ribosomal protein L23: protein MIPDPRDIIIAPVISEKSYGLLSENQYTFLVRPGTNKTEIKIAIEKIFGVQVTNVNTINRQGKRKRTRTGYGKRKDTKRAIVTLSAESKPIEIFGGMAA, encoded by the coding sequence GTGATCCCCGACCCGCGAGACATCATCATCGCGCCGGTGATTTCCGAGAAGAGCTACGGGCTGCTTTCGGAGAACCAGTACACGTTCCTGGTCCGTCCCGGCACGAACAAGACCGAGATCAAGATCGCGATCGAGAAGATCTTCGGCGTACAGGTCACCAACGTCAACACGATCAATCGTCAGGGCAAGCGCAAGCGCACCCGCACCGGGTACGGCAAGCGCAAGGACACCAAGCGGGCGATCGTCACGCTGTCCGCCGAGAGCAAGCCGATCGAGATCTTCGGTGGTATGGCGGCCTGA
- the rplV gene encoding 50S ribosomal protein L22, with the protein MTARTDDSAAEESPRAVARARYVRVAPMKARRVVELIKGRSASEALDVLKFAPQTASGPVSKVLASAMANAENNRSLDPETLWVHRAYVDEGPTLKRFRPRAQGRAYRIRKRTSHITVEVESRQPKSAGKSRKSSSQKGSAR; encoded by the coding sequence ATGACAGCCCGTACCGACGACAGTGCCGCGGAGGAATCGCCGCGTGCAGTGGCGCGGGCCCGCTACGTCCGCGTGGCGCCGATGAAGGCGCGTCGCGTGGTCGAGCTCATCAAGGGCCGTAGCGCCAGCGAAGCCCTGGACGTGCTCAAGTTCGCGCCGCAGACCGCGAGCGGTCCGGTGTCGAAGGTGCTCGCCAGTGCGATGGCCAATGCGGAGAACAACCGCTCGCTCGACCCGGAGACCCTGTGGGTGCACCGGGCCTACGTGGACGAGGGTCCGACGCTGAAGCGCTTCCGGCCGCGCGCGCAGGGTCGCGCGTACCGGATTCGCAAGCGGACCAGTCACATCACGGTCGAGGTCGAGTCGCGCCAGCCCAAATCGGCAGGCAAGTCTCGCAAGAGCAGTAGCCAGAAGGGGAGTGCCCGGTAG
- the rpsQ gene encoding 30S ribosomal protein S17 → MSETVAEGSVTEGQGENRNYRKVREGYVVSSKMDKTIVVSLQDRKKHALYGKIMRQTTKVKAHDEANTAGVGDRVLLMETRPLSATKRWRLVEVVEKAK, encoded by the coding sequence ATGAGCGAAACAGTTGCTGAGGGCTCTGTCACAGAAGGACAGGGCGAGAACCGGAACTACCGCAAGGTCCGGGAGGGTTACGTCGTCTCGTCCAAGATGGACAAGACGATCGTGGTTTCCCTGCAGGACCGCAAGAAGCACGCGCTGTACGGCAAGATCATGCGGCAGACCACCAAGGTCAAGGCGCACGACGAGGCCAATACCGCGGGTGTTGGTGACCGGGTACTGCTGATGGAGACCCGGCCGCTGTCGGCGACGAAGCGCTGGCGGCTGGTCGAGGTCGTGGAGAAGGCCAAGTAA
- the rpsS gene encoding 30S ribosomal protein S19 has protein sequence MPRSLKKGPFVDDHLLKKVDALNEANKKSVIKTWSRRSTVIPDMLNHTIAVHDGRKHVPVFISENMVGHKLGEFAPTRTFKGHVKDDRKSRRR, from the coding sequence ATGCCACGCAGCCTGAAGAAGGGTCCGTTCGTGGACGACCACCTGCTCAAGAAGGTGGACGCGCTGAACGAGGCGAACAAGAAGTCGGTGATCAAGACCTGGTCGCGCCGGTCGACGGTCATCCCGGACATGCTCAACCACACCATCGCCGTGCACGACGGCCGCAAGCACGTGCCGGTGTTCATCAGCGAGAACATGGTCGGGCACAAGCTCGGCGAGTTTGCCCCGACCCGCACCTTCAAGGGTCACGTGAAGGACGACCGGAAGTCGCGCCGCCGGTGA
- the rplP gene encoding 50S ribosomal protein L16 has product MLVPRKVRWRKAHAPKRKGFAKGGTQINFGEYGIQALEQGYVTNRQIESARIAITRHVKRGGKVWINIFPDRPLTKKPAETRMGSGKGSPEYWVANVKPGRVMFELNYPNQKIALEALTRAVHKLPMKCKIVSREGGDF; this is encoded by the coding sequence GTGCTCGTCCCACGCAAGGTCAGGTGGCGCAAGGCCCACGCACCGAAGCGCAAGGGCTTCGCCAAGGGCGGCACCCAGATCAACTTCGGTGAATACGGCATTCAGGCCCTCGAGCAGGGCTATGTGACGAACCGGCAGATCGAGTCGGCTCGTATCGCGATCACCCGGCATGTGAAACGTGGCGGCAAGGTGTGGATCAACATCTTCCCGGATCGTCCGCTGACGAAGAAGCCCGCCGAAACCCGCATGGGTTCCGGTAAGGGTTCGCCGGAGTACTGGGTCGCCAACGTCAAGCCGGGCCGGGTCATGTTCGAGTTGAACTACCCGAACCAGAAGATCGCGCTCGAGGCGTTGACGCGTGCGGTCCACAAGCTCCCGATGAAGTGCAAGATCGTGTCCCGCGAGGGTGGTGACTTCTGA
- the fusA gene encoding elongation factor G: MARDVLTDLTKVRNIGIMAHIDAGKTTTTERILYYTGINYKLGEVHDGAATMDWMAEEQSRGITITSAATTTFWGDNQINIIDTPGHVDFTVEVERSLRVLDGAVAVFDGKEGVEPQSEQVWRQADKYDVPRICFVNKMDKLGADFYFTLGTIRDRLNARPLVLQLPIGTESDFEGVVDLVSMKALTWRGDVAKGATYEIEEIPEDLVETAQRYRTELVESVAESSEDLMETYFGGEELTTEQIKQGIRTLTINREAFPVLCGTAFKNKGVQPMLDAVRDYLPSPLDVPPVKGMLRDGETEAERKPSTKEPFSALAFKVAVHPFFGKLTYVRVYSGRIEQAQQIMNSTRDRKERIGKLFQMHSNKENPVDEAQAGHIYAMVGLKETTTGDTLCDMQDQIVLESMSFPEPVIEVAIEPKTKADQEKLSTAIQKLAEEDPTFQVKLDDETGQTIVKGMGELHLEVLVNRMKSDFKVEANIGKPQVAYRETIRKTIDKHEFTHKKQTGGSGQFARVIIKLEPIEQSSESATYEFSNQVTGGRIPREYIPSVDEGAQDAMQYGVLAGYPLVGVKVTLLDGQYHEVDSSEMAFKVAGSQAMKEASAKASPAILEPLMAVETTTPEEYMGDVIGDLNSRRGHVQAMEERGGSRVVKALVPLSEMFGYVGDLRSKTQGRANYSMQFDSYGEVPTNVAKEIIAKATGE, translated from the coding sequence GTGGCACGCGACGTGCTGACTGACCTGACCAAGGTCCGCAATATCGGCATCATGGCCCACATCGACGCGGGCAAGACCACCACGACCGAGCGGATCCTGTACTACACCGGGATCAACTACAAGCTCGGCGAGGTCCACGACGGCGCTGCGACGATGGACTGGATGGCCGAGGAGCAGTCACGGGGTATCACCATTACCTCTGCTGCTACCACGACCTTCTGGGGCGACAACCAGATCAACATCATCGACACCCCGGGGCACGTCGACTTCACCGTCGAGGTGGAGCGGTCGCTGCGCGTCCTGGACGGTGCCGTCGCGGTCTTCGACGGCAAGGAGGGTGTCGAGCCGCAGTCCGAGCAGGTCTGGCGGCAGGCGGACAAGTACGACGTGCCGCGCATCTGCTTCGTCAACAAGATGGACAAGCTCGGCGCGGACTTCTACTTCACGCTCGGCACGATCCGGGACCGGCTCAACGCCCGTCCGCTGGTGCTGCAGCTGCCGATCGGTACGGAGTCCGACTTCGAGGGCGTGGTCGACCTCGTCAGCATGAAGGCGCTGACCTGGCGCGGTGACGTTGCCAAGGGTGCGACCTACGAGATCGAGGAGATCCCGGAGGATCTCGTCGAGACCGCCCAGCGCTACCGCACGGAACTGGTCGAGTCCGTCGCGGAGTCCAGCGAGGACCTGATGGAGACCTACTTCGGTGGTGAGGAACTGACCACCGAGCAGATCAAGCAGGGCATCCGCACGCTCACCATCAACCGCGAGGCCTTCCCGGTCCTGTGCGGCACCGCCTTCAAGAACAAGGGTGTCCAGCCGATGCTGGACGCGGTACGCGACTACCTGCCCTCGCCGCTGGACGTTCCGCCGGTGAAGGGGATGCTGCGCGACGGCGAGACCGAAGCCGAGCGCAAGCCCAGTACCAAGGAGCCGTTCTCGGCCCTGGCGTTCAAGGTCGCCGTACACCCGTTCTTCGGCAAGCTGACCTATGTCCGGGTCTATTCCGGCAGGATCGAGCAAGCCCAGCAGATCATGAACTCCACGCGGGATCGCAAGGAGCGCATCGGAAAGCTGTTCCAGATGCACTCCAACAAGGAGAACCCGGTGGACGAGGCTCAGGCCGGGCACATCTACGCGATGGTCGGGCTCAAGGAGACCACCACCGGCGACACCCTGTGCGACATGCAGGACCAGATCGTGCTGGAGTCGATGAGCTTCCCCGAGCCGGTCATCGAGGTGGCCATCGAGCCGAAGACCAAGGCCGACCAGGAGAAGCTCTCGACGGCGATCCAGAAGCTCGCCGAGGAGGACCCGACCTTCCAGGTCAAGCTCGACGACGAGACCGGTCAGACCATCGTCAAGGGAATGGGCGAGCTGCACCTCGAGGTGCTGGTCAACCGGATGAAGTCGGACTTCAAGGTCGAGGCGAACATCGGTAAGCCGCAGGTGGCCTACCGGGAGACGATTCGCAAGACGATCGACAAGCACGAGTTCACGCACAAGAAGCAGACCGGTGGTTCCGGCCAGTTCGCCCGCGTGATCATCAAGCTCGAACCGATCGAGCAGAGCTCGGAGAGCGCGACCTACGAGTTCAGCAATCAGGTCACGGGTGGCCGCATCCCGCGGGAGTACATTCCCTCGGTCGACGAAGGTGCGCAGGACGCCATGCAGTACGGTGTGCTCGCGGGCTATCCGCTGGTCGGCGTCAAGGTGACCCTGTTGGACGGTCAGTACCACGAGGTGGACTCCTCGGAGATGGCCTTCAAGGTCGCCGGTTCGCAGGCGATGAAGGAAGCGTCCGCGAAGGCCAGCCCGGCGATCCTCGAACCATTGATGGCGGTCGAGACGACGACACCCGAGGAATACATGGGTGACGTCATCGGCGACCTGAACTCCCGCCGTGGTCACGTTCAGGCCATGGAGGAGCGCGGCGGTTCCCGTGTCGTGAAGGCACTGGTCCCGCTGTCCGAGATGTTCGGGTACGTGGGCGATCTGCGTTCGAAGACGCAGGGTCGCGCGAACTACTCGATGCAGTTCGACTCCTACGGCGAGGTTCCGACGAACGTGGCCAAGGAGATCATTGCGAAGGCTACGGGGGAGTAA
- the rplC gene encoding 50S ribosomal protein L3, whose protein sequence is MSDKQIKGILGTKLGMTQVFDDQNRVVPVTVVQAGPNVVTQVRTQDNDGYSAVQLAFGAIDPRKVNKPRSGQFAKAGVTPRRHIVELRTSDADSYELGQELTAELFESGALVDVVGTSKGKGFAGTIKRHGFSRQGMSHGTQAVHRKPGSIGGCATPGHVFKGMKMPGRMGNNRVTTQNLKVHQVENDSGLLLIKGAVPGPKGGLVLVKSAVKGGA, encoded by the coding sequence ATGTCTGACAAGCAGATCAAGGGGATTCTGGGCACCAAGCTCGGCATGACCCAGGTCTTCGACGATCAGAACCGGGTGGTCCCGGTGACGGTCGTGCAGGCCGGGCCGAACGTGGTCACCCAGGTCCGCACTCAGGACAACGACGGCTATTCGGCCGTGCAGCTGGCGTTCGGCGCCATCGACCCGCGCAAGGTGAACAAGCCGCGCAGTGGTCAGTTCGCGAAGGCCGGTGTCACGCCGCGCCGCCACATCGTCGAGCTGCGCACCTCGGATGCCGACTCCTACGAGCTCGGCCAGGAACTCACCGCCGAGCTCTTCGAGTCGGGTGCGCTGGTCGACGTGGTCGGTACGAGCAAGGGCAAGGGTTTCGCGGGCACCATCAAGCGCCACGGTTTCTCCCGGCAGGGCATGAGCCACGGTACGCAAGCAGTGCACCGCAAGCCCGGCTCGATCGGTGGGTGCGCCACACCGGGCCATGTGTTCAAGGGCATGAAGATGCCCGGTCGGATGGGCAACAACCGCGTGACCACCCAGAACCTCAAGGTGCACCAGGTCGAGAACGACTCCGGCCTGTTGCTGATCAAGGGCGCCGTTCCGGGCCCCAAGGGCGGTCTGGTGCTGGTCAAGAGCGCTGTGAAGGGTGGTGCGTGA
- the rpsC gene encoding 30S ribosomal protein S3, producing MGQKINPHGFRLGITTDWKSRWYADKQYSEYVAEDVKIRKRLSRGMERAGISKVEIERTRERVRVDIHTARPGIVIGRRGAEADRLRGSLEKLTGKQVQLNILEVKNSETDAQLVAQGIAEQLSNRVSFRRAMRKGMQSAMRSQQVKGIRVQCGGRLGGAEMSRSEFYREGQVPLHTLRADMDYGFFEARTTFGRIGVKVWIYKGELVGGLKQKQQESEVRAPRGEGGGGGQREGGRGGRSERGGRRRSGASGTTATGTEAGRAAGKSGKGAKSAESAGGSAESSQQEQTAGDAAVGNAPAVSEPHADEKTEG from the coding sequence GTGGGTCAGAAGATCAACCCGCACGGCTTCCGGCTCGGCATCACCACGGACTGGAAGTCGCGCTGGTACGCCGACAAGCAGTATTCGGAGTACGTCGCGGAAGACGTCAAGATCCGCAAGCGGCTCTCTCGCGGGATGGAGCGCGCAGGCATCTCCAAGGTGGAGATCGAGCGCACCCGCGAGCGAGTCCGGGTGGATATTCACACCGCCCGGCCGGGCATCGTGATCGGTCGGCGTGGTGCCGAGGCGGATCGCCTGCGCGGTTCACTGGAGAAGCTGACCGGCAAGCAGGTCCAGCTCAACATTCTCGAGGTCAAGAACTCGGAGACGGACGCCCAGCTCGTGGCCCAGGGCATCGCGGAGCAGCTTTCCAACCGCGTGTCCTTCCGGCGTGCGATGCGCAAGGGCATGCAGTCGGCCATGCGGTCGCAGCAGGTCAAGGGTATCCGTGTCCAGTGCGGTGGCCGTCTCGGCGGTGCCGAGATGTCCCGCTCGGAGTTCTACCGCGAGGGCCAGGTGCCGCTGCACACGCTGCGTGCGGACATGGACTACGGCTTCTTCGAGGCCCGGACCACCTTCGGCCGGATCGGTGTGAAGGTCTGGATCTACAAGGGTGAGCTGGTCGGCGGCCTGAAGCAGAAGCAGCAGGAGTCCGAGGTTCGCGCGCCGCGCGGCGAAGGTGGCGGCGGTGGTCAGCGCGAGGGTGGCCGAGGTGGTCGCTCGGAGCGCGGTGGCCGGCGCCGTTCGGGTGCCTCCGGTACCACGGCGACGGGGACCGAGGCCGGTCGTGCCGCAGGCAAGTCCGGCAAGGGTGCCAAGTCCGCGGAGAGCGCCGGTGGCTCGGCCGAGAGCTCGCAGCAGGAGCAGACCGCCGGTGATGCGGCCGTCGGCAATGCTCCGGCTGTCAGCGAGCCCCACGCTGATGAGAAGACGGAGGGCTGA
- the rpsJ gene encoding 30S ribosomal protein S10 codes for MAGQKIRIRLKAYDHEAIDASARKIVETVTRTGASVVGPVPLPTEKNVYCVIRSPHKYKDSREHFEMRTHKRLIDIVEPTPKTVDALMRIDLPASVDVNIQ; via the coding sequence ATGGCGGGACAAAAGATCCGCATCCGGCTCAAGGCCTACGACCACGAGGCGATCGACGCGTCCGCACGCAAGATCGTCGAGACCGTGACGCGCACCGGCGCTTCGGTCGTCGGGCCGGTGCCGCTGCCCACCGAGAAGAACGTCTACTGCGTCATCCGCTCTCCGCACAAGTACAAGGATTCGCGGGAGCACTTCGAGATGCGGACGCACAAGCGGCTCATCGACATCGTCGAACCGACGCCCAAGACGGTGGACGCACTCATGCGCATCGACCTGCCGGCAAGCGTCGACGTGAACATCCAGTGA
- the rpmC gene encoding 50S ribosomal protein L29, whose translation MSAGVTASELRELNNEELVSRLKESKEELFNLRFQMATGQLENNRRLRVVRKDIARLYTIMRERELGLTVSPDGAEEGAA comes from the coding sequence ATGAGCGCGGGTGTCACCGCTTCCGAGCTCCGGGAGTTGAACAACGAGGAGCTCGTGTCACGTCTGAAGGAGTCGAAGGAGGAGTTGTTCAACCTCCGATTCCAGATGGCGACCGGACAGCTGGAGAACAACCGCCGGTTGCGCGTCGTGCGCAAGGACATCGCCCGGCTTTACACCATCATGCGCGAGCGTGAGCTGGGCCTGACGGTGTCCCCTGACGGCGCCGAGGAGGGCGCGGCATGA
- the tuf gene encoding elongation factor Tu: MAKAKFERDKPHVNIGTIGHVDHGKTTLTAAITKVLHDNHPELNPYTPFEDIDKAPEEKQRGITIQIAHVEYQTEARHYAHVDAPGHADYVKNMITGAAQMDGAILVVAASDGPMPQTREHVLLAKQVGVPYILVALNKADMVEDEEILELVEMEVRELLSEQDFPGDDAPIIRVSALKALEGDAEWGAKIMDLLHAVDANIPDPVRATDQAFLMPVEDVFSITGRGTVVTGRVERGVIKVNEEVEMVGIKDKAIKTTVTGVEMFRKLLDQGQAGDNVGLLIRGIKREDVERGMVVVKPGTTTPHTEFDAQVYILSKDEGGRHTPFFNNYRPQFYFRTTDVTGVVTLPEGTEMVMPGDNTEMSVQLIQPIAMDEGLRFAIREGGRTVGAGRVTKINK; the protein is encoded by the coding sequence GTGGCGAAGGCGAAGTTCGAGAGGGACAAGCCGCACGTCAACATCGGGACCATCGGTCACGTTGACCACGGCAAGACCACGCTGACCGCGGCGATCACCAAGGTCCTGCACGACAATCACCCGGAGCTGAACCCGTACACGCCTTTCGAGGACATCGACAAGGCGCCGGAAGAGAAGCAGCGCGGGATCACGATCCAGATCGCTCACGTCGAGTACCAGACCGAGGCGCGTCACTACGCTCACGTCGACGCTCCCGGCCACGCCGACTACGTGAAGAACATGATCACCGGTGCCGCCCAGATGGACGGTGCCATCCTGGTTGTGGCGGCCAGTGACGGTCCGATGCCGCAGACCCGCGAGCACGTGCTGCTGGCCAAGCAGGTCGGCGTGCCCTACATTCTCGTCGCCCTGAACAAGGCCGACATGGTCGAGGACGAGGAGATCCTGGAGCTCGTCGAGATGGAGGTCCGTGAGCTGCTCAGCGAGCAGGACTTCCCCGGCGACGACGCCCCGATCATCCGGGTTTCCGCGCTCAAGGCGCTCGAGGGCGACGCCGAGTGGGGTGCGAAGATCATGGATCTGCTGCACGCCGTCGACGCGAACATCCCGGACCCGGTGCGTGCCACCGACCAGGCATTCCTCATGCCGGTGGAGGACGTCTTCTCCATCACCGGCCGCGGCACCGTGGTGACCGGGCGCGTGGAGCGCGGCGTCATCAAGGTGAACGAGGAAGTCGAGATGGTCGGCATCAAGGACAAGGCCATCAAGACCACGGTCACCGGCGTGGAGATGTTCCGCAAGCTGCTCGACCAGGGTCAGGCCGGTGACAACGTCGGTCTGCTGATCCGCGGTATCAAGCGCGAGGACGTCGAGCGCGGCATGGTTGTCGTGAAGCCCGGCACCACCACCCCGCACACCGAGTTCGATGCACAGGTGTACATCCTGTCCAAGGACGAGGGTGGCCGGCACACGCCGTTCTTCAACAACTACCGGCCGCAGTTCTACTTCCGGACCACGGACGTGACCGGTGTGGTGACCCTTCCCGAGGGCACCGAGATGGTCATGCCGGGTGACAACACCGAGATGTCGGTGCAGCTCATCCAGCCGATCGCAATGGACGAGGGCCTGCGCTTCGCGATTCGCGAGGGTGGCCGCACGGTCGGTGCGGGCCGCGTCACCAAGATCAACAAGTGA